From Halotia branconii CENA392, the proteins below share one genomic window:
- a CDS encoding phytoene/squalene synthase family protein: MDLRSDALQILKETSRTFYIPISILPSGLQEAVASAYLCMRAIDEIEDHPELDNRTKAELLRTISLTLQAGVDGFAVDAFSVGFNGYENILEEVTVRVREWSLLAPETIAPRIWDATAAMADRMAYWAEINWKIDTEADLDRYTFGVAGAVGLLLSDLWTWHDGTQTNRTQAIGFGRGLQAVNILRNHNEDMGRGVNFFPQGWSAANLHEYANRNLALADAYTKSLSAGPALDFCQIPLTLARGTLDALANGKEKLSRNEVIALIQQFVSINIKAS, encoded by the coding sequence ATGGATTTACGTAGTGATGCATTGCAAATCCTCAAAGAAACTAGTCGAACTTTTTATATTCCCATTAGTATATTACCGTCAGGACTACAAGAAGCAGTCGCATCAGCATACTTGTGTATGCGTGCCATTGATGAAATTGAAGACCATCCAGAACTAGATAATCGCACCAAGGCAGAACTGTTACGAACAATTAGCTTGACATTACAGGCAGGAGTTGATGGTTTCGCTGTTGATGCTTTTTCCGTAGGCTTTAACGGTTATGAAAATATTTTAGAAGAAGTTACCGTGAGAGTTAGAGAATGGTCACTACTAGCACCTGAAACGATCGCACCACGAATTTGGGATGCTACAGCCGCAATGGCAGACCGCATGGCTTACTGGGCAGAAATAAACTGGAAAATTGATACAGAAGCTGACTTGGATCGTTACACTTTTGGGGTTGCAGGTGCTGTTGGTTTATTACTCTCTGATTTATGGACTTGGCATGATGGAACGCAAACAAACCGTACTCAGGCAATTGGGTTTGGTCGAGGACTACAAGCGGTTAATATTCTGCGTAACCACAATGAAGATATGGGGCGTGGAGTCAACTTTTTTCCGCAAGGTTGGAGTGCAGCAAATTTGCATGAATATGCAAATCGCAATCTTGCACTAGCAGATGCCTATACCAAATCTCTTTCCGCTGGGCCGGCCTTAGACTTTTGCCAAATTCCGTTAACCTTAGCTCGTGGTACTCTCGATGCTTTAGCTAATGGTAAAGAAAAACTCAGCCGCAACGAAGTGATTGCACTTATTCAGCAATTTGTCAGTATCAACATCAAAGCTAGTTAA
- a CDS encoding sensor histidine kinase, producing the protein MTASILDRNNIITSDRAREIILVVDDNPANLQVLSSFLDESSFEVWAARSGEKALLRLDNDHLPDLILLDVMMPGIDGFETCQRLKSDPRVQDIPIIFMTALSETTDKVKGLRLGAVDYITKPFQYEEVLVRIEHHLQLRNLTKNLIAKNAELQMTQTQLIQAEKVATLGQLAAGIAHEVNNPLNFIAGNLTFVKNYVQDIVNLINLYQKHLPNPPTEIQNAIKVTDLNYLLSDLSRIMQSMKLGTDRVTEIVSSLNNFSRHREAGKKLANLHEGLESTLLILGHRLKPNAYCPAIEIVKEYGNLPPVECYPGELNQVFMNLICNAIDAIEEKQKKLAFSESYQHPGVIKIKTEAIGDHVIIKIADNGLGLNEADETKIFDAFYTTKPIGKGTGLGLSIVYQIVVTNHHGKLTYYSKFYEGVEFIIELPIQ; encoded by the coding sequence ATGACAGCCAGCATACTAGACCGAAATAATATCATCACTAGCGATCGCGCTAGAGAAATTATCTTGGTAGTAGACGATAATCCTGCTAACTTACAAGTTTTATCAAGCTTTTTGGATGAGTCTAGCTTTGAGGTTTGGGCAGCTCGCAGCGGTGAAAAAGCTCTGCTGAGATTAGATAACGATCATTTGCCAGATTTGATTTTGCTGGATGTGATGATGCCAGGGATAGATGGGTTTGAAACCTGTCAACGTTTGAAAAGCGATCCGCGTGTTCAGGATATTCCGATTATTTTTATGACTGCCCTCTCCGAGACTACCGATAAAGTTAAAGGATTGCGTTTGGGAGCCGTAGATTACATTACTAAACCTTTTCAGTATGAAGAAGTATTGGTGCGGATTGAGCATCACCTGCAACTGAGAAATTTAACAAAAAACTTGATTGCCAAAAATGCAGAACTTCAAATGACTCAGACACAATTAATTCAAGCAGAAAAAGTGGCAACCTTGGGTCAGCTGGCTGCTGGGATTGCTCATGAAGTTAATAATCCACTTAATTTTATTGCTGGCAACCTAACTTTTGTGAAAAACTATGTGCAGGATATAGTAAATTTAATCAACCTTTATCAAAAACATCTCCCCAATCCACCGACTGAAATTCAAAACGCGATAAAAGTCACTGATTTGAACTATCTGCTAAGTGATTTATCCAGAATTATGCAATCTATGAAGCTTGGTACAGATCGCGTTACAGAAATTGTTTCATCTTTGAATAATTTCTCACGACACAGAGAAGCTGGTAAGAAACTGGCGAACCTTCATGAAGGTTTAGAAAGTACGCTACTCATTCTTGGACATCGACTCAAGCCAAATGCTTATTGCCCAGCAATTGAAATTGTCAAGGAATATGGTAATTTGCCTCCTGTCGAGTGCTATCCTGGTGAGCTAAATCAAGTCTTTATGAATTTGATTTGTAATGCAATTGATGCAATTGAAGAAAAACAAAAAAAACTAGCCTTCAGCGAAAGTTATCAACATCCTGGTGTAATTAAAATCAAAACTGAGGCAATTGGAGATCATGTAATTATTAAAATTGCAGACAACGGTTTAGGTCTCAATGAAGCAGACGAGACAAAAATATTTGATGCTTTTTACACTACTAAACCTATTGGTAAAGGCACAGGTTTAGGTTTATCTATTGTTTACCAAATTGTAGTTACTAATCATCATGGCAAGCTAACATATTATTCAAAATTTTATGAAGGTGTAGAATTTATCATTGAATTACCAATACAATAA
- a CDS encoding hybrid sensor histidine kinase/response regulator gives MKPLIKFNSRLLKFTKEKYSLRNLVIRFILGGTTLVVSISAYFSYQAARNLTLEDLKKSAFLEVKRGVDEIEQWLYVRKVEVETLANTSTVRSLNWSVAEPYLKKEVQRINEFFFFQIATLDGSFSNTKVGRSNKNILDRDYFQKALTGKSNISDPFISRSTGIPLIAIATPIYANSSTNGSPIGVFHGSVKVDHIAKVINSLDYGKNSYAFALNSQGQAIVHPDSALMSTLEKPAPSLLKSGDRNLNAIAQEMVNKRQGIELREIDGTKKYIAYMPLKEANWSVALIIPRQNIESRLQFLDQIALIVAGLTVMMITVLWRVQAFEQNELKKSKQAADTANHAKSEFLANMSHELRTPLNGILGCAQILLRSQTLPEREQYHVSIIEQCGTHLLTLINDILDLSKIEAKKLEPHPLDTHFPSFIQGIVEICRIRTEQKGIAFVYEVIGELPTGVHIDAKRLRQVLLNLLGNAIKFTDKGQVIFKIEAIALPLIHGQTVKHRIRYTVEDTGVGISPVELSKIFLPFEQVGEKKRQTEGTGLGLAITRQLVQMMGSGDIYVQSQIAQGSKFWFEIDMPEASEWVQSAITGSQGQIIGFEGSPRNILMVDDRWENRTIITNLLQPLGFHVTEAINGQEGLEKAINLKPDLVITDLIMPEMDGFQLIKHLRQTPDIQDVKIIVSSASVFESDQYRSLEAGGDDFLAKPVQANELLHQLEHHLDLVWIYQQSQVEQQKTSVSTTVSNHQSDKLIPPTPEVLRELVTLASKGNFNAILKWSDQLEEADTTFAPFANQLRQLARQFDEDLILSFLTQYEVEAV, from the coding sequence ATGAAGCCTTTAATAAAATTTAACTCACGATTATTAAAGTTTACTAAAGAAAAGTATTCCTTACGCAACTTAGTAATTCGTTTTATTCTCGGTGGCACTACTTTAGTTGTTAGTATTTCTGCTTATTTTAGCTATCAAGCTGCTCGTAACTTGACCCTAGAAGACTTGAAAAAAAGTGCATTCTTAGAGGTTAAAAGAGGTGTCGATGAAATTGAGCAGTGGTTATATGTCCGTAAAGTAGAGGTGGAAACTCTTGCCAACACTTCCACTGTGCGTTCTTTAAATTGGTCTGTGGCAGAACCCTATTTAAAAAAGGAAGTTCAGAGGATAAATGAATTTTTCTTTTTTCAAATAGCTACTCTAGATGGTTCATTTTCCAATACTAAAGTTGGTCGGTCAAATAAAAATATTTTGGATCGAGACTACTTTCAAAAAGCATTGACAGGAAAGAGTAATATTTCCGATCCCTTCATCAGTCGTTCTACAGGCATTCCTTTAATTGCGATCGCTACCCCAATTTATGCTAATTCGTCCACCAATGGTTCACCTATTGGGGTTTTTCACGGTAGCGTTAAAGTCGATCACATTGCCAAGGTGATTAACTCCCTAGATTACGGCAAAAACAGCTATGCGTTCGCGCTCAATTCCCAAGGACAAGCAATTGTCCATCCTGACTCAGCCCTAATGTCAACTTTAGAAAAGCCTGCACCTAGCTTACTCAAAAGTGGCGATCGCAATTTGAATGCGATCGCCCAGGAGATGGTTAACAAACGACAGGGAATTGAGTTGCGGGAAATTGATGGTACTAAAAAGTACATAGCATATATGCCTTTAAAAGAAGCTAATTGGTCTGTAGCTTTGATCATTCCCCGCCAAAATATTGAATCTCGACTGCAATTCCTCGATCAAATTGCCTTAATTGTGGCAGGACTAACAGTCATGATGATTACTGTACTGTGGCGTGTGCAAGCATTTGAACAGAATGAACTGAAAAAATCTAAACAAGCGGCTGACACAGCAAACCATGCCAAGAGCGAATTTTTAGCCAACATGAGCCATGAACTACGCACACCGTTAAATGGCATTTTAGGTTGCGCCCAAATTTTACTGCGTTCTCAAACTTTACCAGAGCGAGAACAATATCATGTCAGCATCATTGAACAGTGTGGTACTCATCTGCTGACCTTAATTAACGACATTTTGGATCTGTCCAAAATCGAAGCGAAAAAACTAGAACCCCATCCTCTGGATACTCATTTTCCCTCTTTTATCCAGGGAATAGTGGAAATTTGCCGCATTCGCACAGAACAAAAGGGGATTGCGTTTGTTTATGAAGTCATAGGTGAGTTACCCACGGGAGTACATATAGATGCGAAAAGATTACGTCAGGTGTTGTTAAATTTATTGGGTAATGCTATTAAGTTTACCGATAAAGGTCAGGTAATTTTTAAAATAGAGGCGATCGCTTTACCTCTGATTCATGGGCAGACAGTGAAACACCGGATTCGCTATACCGTGGAAGATACTGGTGTTGGTATATCTCCAGTAGAATTGAGCAAGATTTTTTTGCCCTTTGAACAAGTGGGAGAAAAAAAGCGCCAGACCGAAGGCACAGGTTTGGGTCTAGCTATTACTCGGCAGTTAGTGCAGATGATGGGTAGTGGTGATATCTATGTTCAAAGCCAGATTGCTCAAGGAAGTAAGTTCTGGTTTGAGATAGATATGCCAGAAGCAAGTGAATGGGTGCAGTCGGCAATAACTGGATCGCAGGGACAAATTATTGGCTTTGAGGGTAGCCCCCGCAACATACTCATGGTAGATGATCGCTGGGAGAATCGTACAATCATTACTAATCTCCTGCAACCCCTGGGCTTTCATGTCACCGAAGCTATCAATGGTCAAGAGGGATTAGAAAAGGCGATCAATCTCAAGCCCGATTTGGTCATTACAGATCTAATTATGCCTGAAATGGATGGGTTTCAATTAATCAAACACCTGCGTCAAACCCCAGATATTCAAGATGTCAAAATCATCGTTTCTTCGGCAAGTGTGTTTGAATCCGATCAATATCGCAGTTTGGAAGCAGGAGGTGATGACTTTTTGGCTAAACCTGTACAGGCTAATGAATTACTGCACCAATTAGAACACCATTTGGATCTAGTCTGGATTTACCAGCAGTCTCAGGTTGAACAGCAAAAAACCAGTGTCTCAACCACAGTAAGTAATCACCAATCAGATAAATTAATTCCTCCTACCCCCGAAGTGTTGCGAGAACTAGTTACCTTAGCCAGTAAAGGTAACTTCAATGCCATTCTTAAATGGTCAGATCAACTAGAAGAAGCGGACACGACCTTTGCTCCTTTTGCTAACCAACTGCGACAACTGGCAAGACAGTTTGATGAAGATTTAATCCTCAGTTTCTTAACTCAATATGAGGTTGAAGCCGTATGA
- the rbsK gene encoding ribokinase, whose protein sequence is MSIIVFGSINIDLVATAPRLPAPGETLLGEDFFKISGGKGANQAVALARLGVPTQMVGRVGAHNFGAELIHDLQISGVQTDNIFIDETVSSGVAIITVDYAGENQIVVIPGANGCINQEDIERLSYLLPTATALLLQLEIPIIAVMAAAQAARNTNITIILDPAPAPSDLPDELYPLIDIITPNEVEAGQLVGFAVDSEATATKAAAVLLQRGVKCAIVKLGAKGVVCATAEETFFVPAFSVHAVDTVAAGDAFNGGLAAALFAGLSLRQAVIWGAAAGALAATKLGAQTSLPNRWTFDAFLKERGVVSED, encoded by the coding sequence ATGAGCATTATAGTTTTCGGCAGCATCAATATAGATTTAGTAGCCACAGCACCCCGATTGCCAGCCCCAGGAGAAACTTTACTGGGAGAAGATTTTTTTAAAATATCGGGAGGTAAAGGTGCAAATCAAGCTGTAGCATTAGCGCGACTGGGAGTTCCTACTCAGATGGTAGGCCGAGTCGGCGCACATAATTTTGGTGCAGAACTTATTCATGATTTACAGATTTCTGGTGTGCAGACTGACAATATTTTCATAGATGAAACCGTTAGTTCGGGAGTTGCCATCATCACTGTAGATTATGCTGGTGAAAATCAAATCGTTGTCATTCCTGGTGCAAATGGATGTATCAATCAGGAAGATATAGAGCGATTATCATACTTATTACCAACAGCGACAGCGCTACTTTTACAACTAGAAATTCCTATTATTGCTGTAATGGCAGCAGCCCAAGCTGCACGAAATACAAATATAACCATAATTCTTGACCCCGCACCCGCACCATCTGATTTACCAGATGAACTTTACCCTTTAATAGATATCATTACACCCAATGAAGTGGAAGCAGGCCAGTTAGTAGGTTTTGCTGTAGACAGTGAGGCAACAGCTACAAAAGCAGCAGCAGTTTTATTGCAACGAGGTGTGAAATGTGCGATCGTCAAACTGGGTGCAAAAGGTGTTGTTTGTGCCACTGCTGAAGAAACATTTTTTGTACCAGCCTTTTCAGTTCATGCAGTTGATACCGTTGCAGCCGGCGACGCTTTTAATGGCGGTTTAGCAGCAGCACTTTTTGCAGGACTTTCTTTACGCCAAGCAGTTATTTGGGGTGCAGCAGCAGGTGCTTTGGCTGCAACAAAACTAGGCGCACAAACTTCTTTGCCTAATAGATGGACTTTTGATGCCTTTCTCAAAGAAAGAGGAGTGGTAAGTGAGGATTAG
- a CDS encoding glycosyltransferase, producing the protein MGTIILGLTLLSLIIWLGLLCLWGQFWRTDQQLEIAETQLQSLPTVCVVIPARNEADLIPTTMRSLLLQDYPGIVNVFLVDDRSTDGTANFAEGVAHALNKPQQLHIIFGESLPTNWSGKLWAIEQGIQQAKTLSPDYFLLTDADIKHDVGNLRRLIAKAEQEDLDLVSVMVKLRCEGSWEKFLIPAFVFFFQKLYPFRWVNNPKNKTAAAAGGCILIRATALEQIGGIQVIRQTLIDDCALAKAVKKTQGQGRIWLGLSTLTCSLRPYPSLATIWDMVARTAYTQLNYSPLLLLGTLIGMTVIYLVPPLALILGALIGNWAIALTGLLTWLLMTWAYLPTIRFYKCSFWLALSLPAIAFLYTLMTLDSAIRHWQGRGGAWKGRVYSNAPLGREQGIGNRE; encoded by the coding sequence ATGGGTACAATTATATTAGGGTTAACACTTTTATCCTTGATAATTTGGTTGGGATTACTATGTTTGTGGGGACAGTTTTGGCGAACAGACCAGCAATTAGAGATAGCAGAAACTCAACTACAATCTTTACCTACAGTTTGTGTAGTGATTCCTGCCCGTAACGAAGCTGATTTAATACCAACTACCATGCGATCGCTGCTACTTCAAGATTACCCTGGTATTGTCAATGTGTTTCTAGTAGACGATCGCAGTACAGACGGTACAGCCAATTTTGCCGAAGGAGTTGCCCACGCCCTCAATAAACCCCAGCAGTTACATATTATTTTTGGCGAATCTTTACCAACTAATTGGTCAGGTAAACTCTGGGCTATCGAGCAAGGCATTCAGCAAGCTAAAACATTATCACCAGACTATTTTTTACTTACCGATGCAGATATCAAACATGATGTTGGTAATCTTCGCCGATTAATCGCTAAAGCTGAACAAGAAGATTTAGACCTAGTTTCTGTAATGGTAAAACTCCGGTGTGAAGGCTCTTGGGAAAAATTTTTGATTCCAGCTTTTGTATTTTTCTTCCAAAAACTCTATCCCTTTCGCTGGGTGAATAACCCCAAAAATAAAACTGCGGCTGCGGCCGGAGGCTGCATTTTAATTCGCGCCACAGCCTTAGAACAAATTGGTGGTATTCAAGTCATCCGACAAACTTTAATCGATGATTGCGCTTTGGCAAAGGCGGTTAAAAAAACTCAGGGTCAAGGCCGTATCTGGCTCGGATTGAGTACTTTAACTTGCAGCTTACGTCCTTATCCTTCTCTAGCCACGATTTGGGATATGGTGGCTCGTACAGCCTATACGCAACTGAATTATTCACCCTTGCTGCTATTGGGAACTTTGATCGGAATGACTGTGATTTATTTAGTTCCACCTCTAGCTTTAATTTTAGGTGCATTAATCGGCAATTGGGCGATCGCCCTTACAGGTTTATTAACATGGTTGCTCATGACTTGGGCATATTTACCAACTATCCGCTTTTATAAATGTTCTTTTTGGTTAGCCTTGAGTTTACCTGCGATCGCTTTTCTTTATACTCTAATGACTTTAGATTCAGCTATCCGCCATTGGCAAGGTCGCGGCGGTGCTTGGAAAGGTCGAGTTTATTCTAATGCCCCTTTGGGGCGGGAACAGGGAATAGGGAACAGGGAATAG
- the hpnK gene encoding hopanoid biosynthesis-associated protein HpnK, whose amino-acid sequence MPHTHRFAIINGDDFGFSQSVNQGIIQAHKQGVLTSTSLMVTGDAAKEAIALARNHPNLAVGLHLVLVCGRAVLPPPQIPHLVDSMGNFSNSPLQAGLHYQFHRAAREELRQEIRAQLSKFCDSGLPLSHVDGHLHLHVHPVILGILVELAQEFDIHVIRLPSEELLMNLKLDRQGLLTKLVWSAVFGRLRRYGEDLLTSQGISFANKVYGLLQTGKITEEYLIGLIPQIQTDLVEIYSHPAVVNTGEPLNELSRAGATELAALLSEQVREVLIANNFELTNFVNIRSSTYLKSRGS is encoded by the coding sequence ATGCCCCATACTCATCGTTTCGCTATTATCAATGGTGATGATTTCGGCTTTTCTCAAAGCGTTAATCAAGGAATTATTCAAGCCCATAAACAAGGTGTACTGACTAGTACCAGCCTGATGGTAACAGGCGACGCAGCAAAAGAGGCGATCGCTCTTGCACGTAATCATCCCAATTTGGCAGTTGGTCTACACCTTGTTTTGGTATGCGGTCGAGCTGTTTTGCCACCCCCCCAGATTCCTCACTTAGTGGATTCTATGGGTAATTTCTCCAACAGCCCCCTTCAAGCTGGATTACACTATCAATTTCATCGCGCCGCCCGTGAAGAATTGCGGCAAGAAATCCGCGCCCAGTTATCAAAATTTTGCGACTCTGGGCTACCTCTTTCTCACGTAGATGGACATTTACACCTCCATGTTCATCCTGTCATCTTGGGTATTTTAGTTGAGTTAGCACAAGAATTTGATATCCATGTAATTCGTCTGCCCTCTGAAGAGTTGTTAATGAACCTGAAGCTTGACCGCCAGGGATTATTAACTAAGTTAGTCTGGTCAGCGGTGTTTGGTAGATTACGGCGTTACGGTGAAGATTTACTGACATCTCAAGGTATTAGTTTTGCCAATAAAGTTTATGGGTTGTTGCAAACTGGCAAAATCACAGAGGAATACTTAATTGGTCTTATACCCCAGATTCAGACAGACTTAGTGGAAATTTATTCTCATCCAGCAGTTGTTAACACTGGAGAACCGCTAAATGAGTTGTCACGAGCAGGTGCAACAGAACTCGCGGCCTTGTTAAGCGAACAAGTGCGTGAGGTATTGATTGCCAATAATTTTGAACTAACTAACTTTGTAAATATAAGATCCTCAACTTATTTAAAAAGTCGGGGATCTTAG
- the hpnJ gene encoding hopanoid biosynthesis associated radical SAM protein HpnJ, with amino-acid sequence MKKTLFLNPPSFDGFDGGAGSRYQAKREITSFWYPTWLAQPAALVPGSKLVDAPPHNQTIEDVLKIAKDYELVIMHTSTPSLANDVKCAEAIKAQNPDVQVGFVGAHVAVLPEKTLKNHPVIDFVCRNEFDYTCKELAEGKSWSEIAGLSYRDHNCDIRHNEERPLIHDWDAMPSVLPVYGRDLDIKKYFIGYLLHPYISFYTGRGCPAKCTFCLWPQTIGGHLYRHKSPEAVGREMEEAKVIFGDKVREYMFDDDTFTIDKHRAIAISEHMKRLKLTWSCNARANLDYDTLKQLRDNGLRLLLVGFESGNQDILNGIKKGIKLEVAREFMKNCHKLGITVHGTFIIGLPIETKETVEQTIRFACELSPHTIQVSIAAPYPGTELYEQAKTNGWFTNQSLVANSGIQTSTLQYSTLSSAEIEDAVEQMYRKFYFRPQAIIPIVREMLTDRQMMVRRLREGGEFFSYLKERRTQAAAHAQSN; translated from the coding sequence GTGAAGAAAACCTTATTCCTTAATCCTCCTTCCTTTGATGGATTTGACGGTGGTGCTGGTTCCCGATACCAAGCGAAGCGCGAAATAACTTCTTTTTGGTATCCTACGTGGTTAGCACAACCTGCTGCCCTTGTTCCAGGTAGCAAGCTTGTGGATGCACCACCACATAATCAGACCATAGAAGATGTCTTGAAAATCGCCAAAGATTACGAACTGGTAATTATGCACACCAGCACACCTTCATTGGCTAATGATGTCAAGTGTGCTGAAGCCATCAAAGCCCAAAATCCAGATGTACAAGTAGGCTTTGTAGGAGCGCATGTAGCTGTTTTACCAGAAAAGACCCTAAAAAATCATCCAGTCATTGACTTCGTATGTCGTAATGAATTTGACTATACCTGTAAGGAGCTAGCCGAAGGTAAATCTTGGTCAGAAATTGCAGGTCTAAGCTACCGTGACCATAACTGTGATATTCGCCATAATGAAGAGCGTCCATTAATTCATGACTGGGATGCTATGCCTAGTGTCTTGCCAGTTTATGGACGTGACTTAGATATTAAAAAATATTTCATTGGCTATTTGCTGCATCCTTATATTTCCTTTTATACTGGGCGGGGCTGTCCAGCGAAATGTACCTTTTGTCTTTGGCCACAGACCATTGGTGGTCATCTTTATCGCCATAAAAGCCCCGAAGCCGTGGGGCGGGAGATGGAAGAAGCCAAAGTTATCTTTGGTGACAAAGTACGGGAATATATGTTCGATGATGATACTTTTACCATTGATAAACATCGAGCGATCGCAATTAGCGAACACATGAAACGGCTAAAGCTCACTTGGAGTTGTAACGCCCGTGCTAACTTAGATTACGATACCCTCAAACAACTGCGTGACAACGGACTACGGTTATTACTCGTTGGTTTTGAGTCTGGAAATCAAGATATTCTCAATGGAATAAAAAAAGGCATCAAGCTAGAAGTGGCGCGGGAGTTTATGAAAAACTGCCACAAACTTGGGATTACAGTCCACGGTACTTTCATTATTGGTTTGCCGATTGAAACCAAAGAAACCGTAGAACAGACTATCCGCTTCGCTTGCGAACTTAGCCCCCATACAATTCAAGTCTCCATTGCTGCCCCTTATCCAGGTACAGAACTGTATGAACAAGCCAAAACTAACGGCTGGTTTACCAATCAATCTTTAGTTGCTAACTCTGGCATTCAAACCTCAACACTGCAATATTCTACTCTTTCTAGTGCCGAGATTGAAGATGCTGTTGAGCAAATGTACCGCAAATTTTACTTTCGTCCTCAAGCAATCATCCCCATTGTGCGAGAGATGCTAACAGACCGACAAATGATGGTACGCCGCTTGCGTGAAGGTGGGGAGTTCTTCTCTTATCTCAAAGAACGCCGTACCCAAGCTGCTGCACACGCTCAATCTAATTAA